From one Macellibacteroides fermentans genomic stretch:
- a CDS encoding YeiH family protein produces the protein MNAIENFLQSKRKVVYVLLLLFCFLPMVTPPVALFTGLVFALVCGEAFPGFTKKSSKYLLQVSVVGLGFGMNLHESLASGREGMVFTVISVVGTLLIGSVLARRMQVDRKTGYLISSGTAICGGSAIAAVGPVIKANDHEMSVSLGAVFILNAVALFLFPVLGHLLDLTQQQFGMWAAIAIHDTSSVVGAGAAYGDEALKVATTVKLTRALWIIPVAFVTSFIFKSKSDKVYMPWFIFLFVLAMLANTFLSLPALLTGSMVWLAHKGLTLTLFFIGAGLSRGVLRRVGMRSLTHAVLLWLVIGVSSLAYVWFFC, from the coding sequence ATGAATGCAATTGAAAATTTTCTGCAGTCTAAGAGGAAGGTTGTTTACGTGTTGTTACTGTTATTTTGTTTTTTACCCATGGTTACCCCGCCTGTGGCTCTCTTCACAGGGTTGGTTTTTGCATTGGTCTGCGGGGAGGCTTTTCCTGGTTTTACTAAAAAATCGTCTAAATATTTGCTCCAGGTTTCGGTCGTGGGACTGGGATTTGGGATGAATCTGCACGAGTCGCTGGCTTCGGGCAGGGAGGGGATGGTGTTTACTGTTATTTCGGTGGTGGGAACGCTGCTGATTGGTTCGGTGCTGGCCCGGAGGATGCAGGTGGACCGTAAGACGGGCTATCTGATCAGTTCGGGTACTGCCATTTGCGGCGGTAGCGCCATTGCAGCGGTGGGGCCGGTAATCAAGGCGAACGACCACGAGATGTCTGTATCGCTGGGGGCGGTCTTTATCCTGAATGCCGTGGCGTTGTTCTTATTTCCGGTACTGGGGCATCTGCTGGATCTTACACAGCAGCAGTTTGGTATGTGGGCTGCCATTGCGATACACGATACAAGTTCGGTGGTAGGTGCCGGTGCCGCTTATGGCGACGAGGCTCTGAAGGTGGCTACCACTGTTAAGCTTACACGTGCTTTGTGGATTATCCCGGTGGCATTTGTTACGTCGTTTATTTTTAAAAGCAAATCGGACAAGGTGTATATGCCCTGGTTTATCTTCTTGTTTGTGCTTGCCATGCTTGCCAATACGTTTTTATCGTTACCCGCTCTGCTTACCGGTAGTATGGTTTGGTTGGCACACAAAGGGCTTACGCTTACGCTTTTCTTTATCGGAGCCGGACTTTCACGCGGGGTGCTGCGCAGGGTAGGGATGCGTTCGCTGACGCATGCTGTATTGCTGTGGCTGGTTATAGGTGTGAGTTCGCTCGCCTACGTATGGTTTTTCTGTTGA
- a CDS encoding LysR family transcriptional regulator, producing the protein MADFRLKVFLSVARNLSFTKASQELFITQPAITKHIHELESVYKTRLFDRLGNRIALTRAGLLLQEHSKRILDDYKRLDYEMHLLQNECSGELRLGASTTIAQYVLPPFLARFIEKFPQVSLSLLNGNSRDVEGALLEHRIDLGLVEGIIRQPNLKYTTFLKDELVAVVSTRSKLVKHDEITVKELCDVPLVLRERGSGTLDVLETSLLSHNVRLSDMNVLMYLGSTESIKLFLENTDCMGIVSVRSIDRELVAGQFKVIEIKDLDMEREFSFVRLQGEESGLSQVFMQFAEHYNKNL; encoded by the coding sequence ATGGCTGATTTTAGGTTAAAAGTATTTTTAAGCGTAGCGAGGAATCTTAGTTTTACGAAGGCTTCGCAGGAGCTTTTTATCACTCAACCGGCTATTACGAAGCATATTCATGAGCTGGAGAGTGTCTATAAAACACGTCTGTTTGATCGTTTGGGCAATCGCATTGCCCTTACGAGGGCAGGCCTGCTGTTGCAGGAGCACAGCAAACGGATACTGGACGATTACAAGCGGCTGGATTACGAGATGCATCTGTTGCAGAACGAATGCTCGGGCGAGCTCCGCCTGGGGGCCAGTACCACCATTGCGCAGTATGTGCTGCCTCCTTTCCTGGCACGTTTTATAGAGAAGTTCCCGCAGGTTTCGTTGTCGTTGCTGAATGGTAATTCGCGCGATGTGGAGGGTGCCTTGCTGGAGCATCGTATTGACTTGGGACTGGTGGAGGGTATCATCCGCCAGCCCAATCTTAAATATACCACTTTCCTTAAAGATGAGCTGGTGGCGGTGGTGAGCACCCGCAGCAAGCTGGTGAAGCACGACGAGATTACGGTGAAGGAGTTATGTGATGTACCCCTGGTTTTAAGGGAAAGAGGTTCGGGTACGCTGGATGTGTTGGAGACTTCTCTGTTGAGCCATAACGTAAGATTATCGGATATGAATGTGCTGATGTACCTGGGTAGTACGGAAAGCATCAAGTTGTTTCTGGAGAATACGGATTGCATGGGGATTGTATCGGTACGGTCTATCGACCGCGAACTGGTTGCCGGGCAGTTTAAAGTGATAGAGATAAAGGATCTGGATATGGAGCGGGAGTTCTCTTTTGTGCGTCTGCAGGGCGAAGAGAGCGGTTTGTCGCAGGTGTTTATGCAGTTTGCCGAGCATTATAATAAAAACTTATAA
- a CDS encoding NAD(P)/FAD-dependent oxidoreductase, producing the protein MNNNELKERLELLEKAGMDRRHFLKLMGMTGMLTVAGTSQIKAFSSNAKGKIVIIGGGAAGISMAARLMNWLDEPDVTLIDPSELQYYQPGFTLIASGVYQPEDVYKKQEACIPSGVKWIKDSVAAVDPVKNEIRTQTNGVVAYDFLVLTPGLQINWNLVEGMTHETLGQGNAHCIYDFEGAKRTWAALQEFGEKGGRGIFTDTYTKHKCGGAPKKICLLTEHYTRQQNTRDKVKLDYFTAAHELYDVKYYTTRLEEIYKERNVSITLNYRVKGIDTSAKKVFFNKVEKVEKEVKDEQTGKLTKVEEKIVTPYTEDYDFLHFTPPMSAPDFVRDSGLGWTEGKLAAEAWVMVDKETLIHKTYNNIVSLGDVAGIPTSKTSAAVRMQVPLAAKNLISLMEGKEPVEKYDGYAACPIITEYGKVLLCEFDYDKNPKPSVPFNFMDMSQEQWLAWVLKVYILKPMYFYGMLNGYA; encoded by the coding sequence ATGAATAACAACGAACTAAAAGAGAGGCTTGAACTGCTGGAAAAAGCGGGGATGGACAGACGCCATTTTCTGAAGCTGATGGGGATGACCGGCATGCTTACTGTAGCAGGCACTTCGCAAATTAAAGCATTTTCGAGCAACGCAAAAGGTAAAATAGTGATTATCGGAGGGGGGGCAGCCGGGATAAGTATGGCTGCACGTTTGATGAACTGGTTGGATGAGCCGGATGTAACCTTGATCGATCCTAGCGAACTACAATATTATCAGCCTGGTTTTACACTGATTGCTTCGGGGGTATATCAGCCGGAGGATGTGTATAAGAAGCAGGAAGCCTGCATTCCGTCTGGTGTGAAGTGGATAAAGGATAGCGTTGCTGCCGTAGATCCGGTGAAGAACGAAATCAGAACCCAGACAAACGGAGTGGTTGCCTACGATTTTCTGGTGCTTACGCCCGGTTTGCAGATTAACTGGAACCTGGTGGAGGGTATGACGCATGAAACACTGGGACAGGGTAACGCACACTGTATATACGATTTTGAAGGGGCCAAACGTACCTGGGCTGCCTTGCAGGAGTTTGGCGAGAAGGGCGGACGCGGTATCTTTACCGATACCTACACCAAGCATAAATGCGGGGGTGCTCCCAAAAAGATCTGTTTGCTTACGGAACATTATACCCGCCAGCAAAATACGCGCGATAAGGTGAAGCTGGATTACTTTACAGCGGCACACGAATTGTACGATGTGAAGTATTATACAACCCGCCTGGAGGAGATTTATAAAGAACGTAACGTAAGTATTACCTTGAATTATAGGGTGAAGGGTATCGATACCTCCGCTAAGAAGGTTTTCTTTAACAAGGTGGAAAAGGTTGAGAAAGAGGTGAAAGATGAGCAGACAGGCAAGTTAACCAAGGTGGAGGAGAAGATTGTAACGCCTTATACCGAGGATTACGACTTCCTGCATTTTACGCCGCCTATGTCGGCTCCCGACTTTGTGCGCGATTCCGGATTGGGGTGGACCGAAGGTAAGTTGGCTGCCGAAGCCTGGGTGATGGTAGACAAAGAGACGCTGATACACAAAACATATAATAATATTGTGAGTCTGGGTGATGTGGCTGGTATTCCTACCAGTAAGACTTCGGCTGCGGTACGTATGCAGGTTCCGTTGGCTGCCAAGAATCTTATTTCGCTGATGGAAGGTAAAGAGCCGGTGGAGAAGTACGACGGATACGCGGCTTGCCCGATCATTACGGAGTATGGCAAGGTGCTGCTTTGCGAATTCGACTATGACAAGAATCCGAAACCAAGTGTTCCGTTCAACTTTATGGACATGTCGCAGGAGCAATGGCTGGCCTGGGTGCTGAAGGTTTATATCCTGAAGCCTATGTATTTTTATGGAATGCTAAACGGTTATGCCTGA